A genomic segment from Pseudomonadota bacterium encodes:
- a CDS encoding NTP transferase domain-containing protein, which produces MENKLVAVILAAGLGKRMKSDKAKVLHEINGKPMIMYILETAKKIAGDNIVAVVGNQAEKVGEVVSKDYNVIFALQKEQLGTGHAVKCALSFLPEHSKQVLILCGDVALLSFETLKKLYEDHVKSDRDVSVLAVKIDNPKGYGRIIMDEKNCVSGIIEEADANDEQKSINIINSGIYCIKRSFLEYSLNKIKANNAQSEFYLTDVVKIGYSENKKVGAMIGQDSEEVLGVNSLEELMVVEKIMKKRMTQ; this is translated from the coding sequence ATGGAAAATAAACTTGTTGCTGTTATTCTTGCTGCCGGATTAGGGAAACGGATGAAATCAGATAAGGCAAAGGTATTACATGAGATTAATGGTAAGCCCATGATTATGTATATCCTTGAAACAGCTAAAAAAATTGCCGGCGATAACATAGTTGCGGTAGTTGGAAATCAGGCTGAAAAAGTCGGCGAGGTAGTATCAAAAGATTATAATGTCATTTTTGCTTTACAAAAAGAGCAGCTTGGTACAGGGCATGCGGTTAAGTGTGCCTTATCTTTTCTGCCCGAACATTCTAAGCAGGTTTTAATATTGTGTGGGGATGTAGCGCTTCTGTCTTTTGAAACGCTGAAAAAGCTTTATGAAGACCATGTTAAATCGGATCGTGACGTATCTGTTCTGGCAGTTAAAATCGATAATCCTAAAGGATATGGAAGGATTATTATGGATGAAAAAAACTGTGTATCCGGGATAATAGAGGAAGCTGATGCAAATGATGAACAAAAAAGTATAAACATTATTAATTCAGGAATATATTGTATAAAGAGAAGTTTTTTGGAATATTCTCTGAATAAAATAAAAGCAAATAACGCTCAGAGTGAATTTTATCTTACAGATGTTGTTAAAATCGGATATTCCGAAAACAAAAAGGTAGGAGCGATGATAGGACAAGACAGTGAAGAGGTATTAGGTGTAAACAGCTTGGAGGAGTTGATGGTAGTAGAAAAAATAATGAAAAAAAGAATGACTCAATGA
- the rny gene encoding ribonuclease Y has protein sequence MNIYLIIIGVAMFAIGYLVAYWVKGKMTSQKVKAAENGATRIIEAAKIKSEAVIKEAQIEAKDKLFKMKTEFDLETKETRAEHKKREKRLIQKEESLDNKLDQIERKEKENLRKEAILKKREDNIENSENKYNEIIEEQNRQLERISGLTSEQAKELLLRAMENEARHDGAKLIKKIENEAKEDAEKKAKSIMATAMQRYASDYVAERTVSVVQLPSDEMKGRIIGREGRNIRTLEAATGIDLIIDDTPEAVILSGFNPVRREVARISLMRLISDGRIHPARIEDVVKKVGIEVDQIIKEAGEQAAFDLGVHGIHIELIKFIGRLKYRTSYTQNVLQHSIEVGFLSGIMASELGLSAKLARRMGLLHDIGKAIDHEVEGPHAVIGSNLAKKFGEAPKVVHSIAAHHEDIPPSSVYAYLVQAADALSGARPGARKEMLESYIKRLEDLEKIANSFKGVSNTYAIQAGRELRVIVESGIISDADSVMLSRDIAKKIEESLVFPGQIRVIVIRETRAVEFANK, from the coding sequence ATGAACATATATCTGATAATAATTGGCGTTGCAATGTTTGCCATAGGATATTTAGTTGCCTATTGGGTAAAAGGAAAAATGACTTCCCAAAAAGTCAAGGCAGCAGAGAATGGGGCGACCAGAATAATAGAAGCCGCAAAAATAAAGTCGGAAGCTGTTATTAAAGAAGCCCAGATAGAGGCAAAAGATAAATTATTCAAGATGAAAACAGAATTTGATCTTGAAACCAAGGAAACAAGAGCCGAGCATAAAAAACGTGAAAAGAGGCTGATTCAAAAAGAAGAAAGTTTAGATAATAAGCTTGATCAGATCGAACGCAAAGAGAAGGAAAATTTACGAAAAGAAGCTATTCTTAAAAAAAGAGAAGATAATATTGAGAACAGCGAAAATAAATACAATGAAATAATTGAGGAACAAAACAGACAACTTGAAAGAATATCAGGTTTAACCTCTGAACAGGCTAAAGAGCTTTTGCTTAGAGCCATGGAAAATGAAGCCCGTCATGATGGTGCAAAGCTAATTAAAAAAATAGAAAATGAAGCCAAAGAAGATGCTGAGAAGAAAGCAAAAAGTATTATGGCAACTGCTATGCAAAGATATGCCTCGGACTATGTAGCTGAACGAACTGTTTCTGTTGTTCAACTTCCCAGCGATGAAATGAAAGGAAGAATAATAGGAAGAGAAGGGCGCAATATACGGACCCTTGAAGCAGCTACCGGAATTGATCTTATTATAGATGACACTCCTGAAGCAGTAATTCTATCAGGGTTTAATCCGGTAAGAAGAGAAGTGGCACGTATTTCACTTATGAGGCTTATATCTGACGGTCGGATTCACCCGGCAAGAATAGAGGATGTAGTAAAAAAAGTTGGCATTGAGGTTGATCAGATTATAAAGGAAGCTGGTGAGCAAGCAGCTTTTGATCTGGGTGTTCATGGGATTCATATTGAACTAATAAAGTTTATAGGAAGATTAAAATACAGAACAAGTTATACGCAAAATGTTTTGCAGCATTCGATTGAGGTCGGTTTTTTAAGCGGAATAATGGCCTCAGAGCTTGGGCTTAGCGCAAAGCTTGCACGACGTATGGGTCTGCTGCATGATATCGGCAAGGCAATTGATCATGAGGTCGAAGGGCCACATGCTGTTATCGGATCGAATCTTGCGAAAAAATTTGGTGAAGCCCCTAAAGTTGTGCATTCAATTGCTGCTCATCATGAAGATATACCGCCTTCATCCGTATATGCATATCTTGTCCAGGCTGCGGATGCTCTTTCAGGAGCAAGGCCGGGAGCCAGAAAAGAAATGCTTGAAAGCTATATTAAACGGTTAGAAGATCTGGAAAAAATAGCTAATTCTTTTAAAGGCGTTTCAAATACCTATGCTATTCAGGCTGGAAGAGAGCTTAGAGTGATTGTAGAAAGCGGGATCATATCGGATGCAGATTCAGTCATGTTAAGCAGAGATATTGCCAAAAAGATAGAAGAATCTCTTGTTTTCCCCGGGCAGATAAGAGTGATAGTGATTCGTGAAACAAGAGCTGTTGAGTTCGCAAATAAATGA
- a CDS encoding tyrosine--tRNA ligase, which yields MADLIDIFKERGFIENTTHDEELKDYIGNNEVTCYIGFDPTASSLHVGSLVPIMSLAHMQKYGHRPIALIGGGTGLIGDPSGKTEMRQFLTPEKIKDNIVGIKKQLSRFIDFSDNKALLVNNNEWLSELKYIPFLRDIGRHFSVNRMIKAESYKLRLDSEEGLSFIEFNYMLLQAYDFLELFDKYQCRLQMGGSDQWGNIVAGIELIRKVKKSISFGITFPLIKTSNGAKMGKTAKGAVWLDPERTTPYDYYQYWINTDDRDVARFLALFTFLPINEIRDIEKLEGADLNSAKTILAFETTLLAHGRDEAVKAYQAAASVFNKRFVPKDMLMHSSVPRDSAEIKDVSVPCSYIDHDVFKLGIPAFKLFHEVELASSGAAARRLVEQGGAYVNDRRIEKFDELITLNDIHEMEILLRSGKKRIHKIRIKQ from the coding sequence ATGGCTGACTTAATAGATATTTTCAAAGAAAGAGGCTTTATTGAAAACACCACTCATGATGAGGAGCTCAAAGACTATATCGGTAATAATGAGGTCACTTGCTATATAGGCTTTGATCCCACCGCATCGAGTTTGCATGTTGGAAGCCTTGTCCCTATAATGTCACTTGCCCATATGCAAAAATATGGGCACAGACCTATTGCTCTTATAGGTGGTGGAACAGGCCTGATAGGCGATCCAAGCGGAAAAACCGAGATGAGGCAGTTTTTGACTCCTGAAAAGATTAAAGACAATATTGTCGGTATAAAAAAACAGCTTTCACGGTTTATTGATTTTAGTGACAACAAGGCCCTTCTTGTTAATAATAATGAATGGCTTAGTGAATTAAAATATATCCCTTTTTTAAGAGATATTGGAAGGCATTTTTCAGTTAACCGGATGATAAAAGCCGAAAGCTATAAGCTAAGACTTGATTCTGAAGAAGGGCTTAGCTTTATTGAGTTTAATTATATGTTACTACAGGCATATGATTTTTTAGAACTTTTTGATAAATATCAGTGCAGGCTGCAAATGGGAGGCAGTGACCAATGGGGAAATATTGTTGCAGGCATTGAACTTATAAGAAAAGTTAAAAAAAGCATCTCTTTTGGCATTACTTTTCCATTAATAAAAACCAGTAATGGAGCTAAAATGGGAAAAACTGCAAAAGGCGCTGTATGGCTGGATCCGGAAAGAACAACTCCTTATGATTACTATCAGTACTGGATAAATACTGACGACAGGGATGTAGCGCGTTTTTTGGCTCTTTTTACATTTTTGCCGATAAATGAGATAAGAGATATCGAAAAATTAGAAGGAGCTGATTTAAATAGTGCCAAAACAATACTTGCGTTTGAAACAACTTTACTTGCACACGGACGTGATGAAGCGGTTAAAGCATATCAAGCTGCTGCAAGCGTTTTTAACAAACGATTTGTCCCGAAAGATATGTTGATGCACAGCTCTGTGCCAAGAGATAGCGCTGAAATCAAAGATGTATCCGTTCCTTGTTCTTATATTGATCATGATGTTTTTAAATTGGGAATTCCCGCTTTTAAGCTTTTTCATGAGGTAGAACTTGCTTCATCCGGAGCTGCCGCAAGAAGGCTTGTCGAACAGGGAGGAGCTTATGTAAATGATAGGCGAATCGAAAAGTTTGACGAATTGATTACCTTAAATGATATCCATGAGATGGAGATCTTGTTAAGATCAGGCAAAAAGCGGATTCATAAAATCAGAATAAAACAGTGA
- a CDS encoding cell division protein ZapA has translation MEQIITIELFGKKYTFKAETQVEKAKEVAELLVKEVKKVESQQKGSPARFNPLGIMILTAMNIAGDNIDSKDNHVDFIRKISDKSSMLLNKLESF, from the coding sequence TTGGAACAAATTATAACAATAGAGCTTTTTGGAAAGAAATATACATTCAAAGCTGAAACTCAGGTTGAAAAAGCTAAAGAAGTGGCCGAGCTTCTTGTTAAAGAAGTAAAAAAAGTTGAGTCTCAACAAAAGGGCTCCCCGGCACGCTTTAATCCGCTTGGAATCATGATATTGACTGCTATGAATATTGCTGGAGATAATATTGATAGCAAAGACAACCATGTGGATTTTATTCGCAAAATTTCTGATAAATCGTCAATGCTGTTGAATAAATTAGAAAGCTTTTAA